The uncultured Eubacteriales bacterium region GTTTTCGGTTGCTTTCGTGCTGCTGGCCTTATTCTACCAGGATTCGTGTGGGGTGTCCATACCTGGGCGCTGAGCGGAGGGGTATGCTGCCGGTATAACTACAAAGAGAAACCGTCCCCATATAGGGACGGTTTCTCTTTACTTATCCTCTACAGCAGCTTTTTGCTCGCGGCGGTGTTTTTTTTCGGCAGCAAGCCAGGCGCCCAGAGGGATGAGGATCTGGAATGGGATGGCGTAGATCTTATAGGCGTCTGCGAACGCTACCATCTGGGCAACGTTTTCAAAGATATTGGCGCTCAAGGCGGCACCTAGAAGACCCACGGGAAACGCCAGTTGCCGATAGTCCCGCAGCTCCAGGAGGTGGGCCAGGCCCTTGGAGGCAGCGAAGACGCATAGAGTAATCTTCACGATGCCCGCCACGATGAAGTTCATAGCGATGGAGCCCTCCAGCCGTGAAATGAGGTCGGCGATGTTGATGATCTTGGCGGCCGTATAGGATGGAAAATACTCGTCCGCCACCACCGCAGGCCCCAGGAGAAAGACGTTACGCAGCAGGATGCTCAGCAGGATGGCTCCGGCGAGGAAGATGGAGATGAGGTACATTCTGTAGGGGCTGTACGGGCGGCCGTTTCCCCGCATCTTCCCCACGGCGCAGAGAAAGATCACGCTCTCGGCAAAGGGAAAAGTGAAGAGTTTATACCCAGCCGCCGAGAGAGTGCCCAGGTCGTGGGTGCCGACGGGGAGGATCCGGGCAAAGTCCATGTGGTTCACCGCGAAGACGATGGTGAAGATCACGATGGCGCTCACCACCGGCAGGGCGAAGATGGCCCACTTCCCCAGGGTCTCCAGCCCGCTGCGCGCCATATAGCACACCACCAGCGTCATACTGAGGATTATGGCGAGCTGGGGGGTTTCGGGCAGGACGCATATCTCAAGAAACTCGGAAAAATTCTTGAGCACCAGGGCACAGAGGTGGATCGCGTACCAGGTCATCAGGGCGGTAAGAATCTTGCCTGCGATACGCCCGAAGAGAGCGTCCACCATCTCAAAGAAGTTTTTTCCGGGGAAGAGCTGGAGAAGCCGGGCGTAGACCAGCACCGCCGGGATGGTAAAGGCCACCGACAGGAGAAACGCGATCCAGGAGTCCTGCTCCGTCACGGAGCTGACGCCCATGACGGCGGTGCTTCCGAAGATGAAGAGCACGTTGATGCACACCGCCTGGCGTGTCGTTAGTGTTTCACGGTCCATATCCCGTCTCACCTCCCATAGTCCTGGCCGCCCAGCAGGGCGGAAATTTTCCCTACAGCGGCCTGTATGGCCCTGGTGGGGCCCGGGATGGGCACATCCAAGCTATAGAGTAGGAGCACACAGAAACTGACCGCCAGGAAAAGGGCGTACACGAAGTTTGCCCGTTTGGCCCGGCTCTTGAGCCCCGGCAGGTAGTCCAGGACGAAGATCAGCGCGAAGAGGACGAGGACGATTGCAGTCATCATGGTGCTAGCCTCCGATCAGCAGGGCAGAATTGGAGATGTTTATGCTCACCTCCACCTCCACCTCCAAGGTGGGAAACCGCTCCTCCCAGCCATCCTCCAGCTTGGTCCAGAGGGGGGTGTCCCGCTTGTAGATCAGGTTGCCATAACCCAGGATATCGCTGCCAAACTCGGTCTGGATTTTCCGTATAACGTCGGAGATATTCTCCTCCAGCTCTTCCGCCGCGGCCGCTTTGATCTCGTCTAGCTTCGCCTCGTCCAGCTTAAGGTTGGTCTCCATCAGCTCATCCAGGTAGACGGTGAGCATGGGCTTGACAACAAGCTTTACCTTGTCCCCGTCCTCCTTGATCTCGTATTTTGTCCTGCTCTTGGAGACCTCCAGGGTACCGCGGGCCTCCCCGCTCTCGGGGTCATGAAAGGTCAGGAGCCCTTTTTCAAAGCGGTCGACGGCGAAGAGGTAGTATTTGCTCTCCGTAGGCGAGAGGAAACCCACCAGCTCTTCTTTATTAAAAACTGCCAGTCCATTGATCTCGGTGACAAGTTCGCCGCCGCTCTTTGTCCGGTGTATCGCAGGGAGGGCCAGCTCTCGGCCGGGGGACTCGGAGATATCATAGAGTTCGTAGAGCTCCACCGGCAGGGTGCTGCCGGTGGCGTTCTCGTCCCCGCTGATGACCCTCTGCAGCTTATAGGAAATGAGTTTCTGGTCTATGCCTTCTACCTCAAAGACCTCATGGGCCGTCTCTCCCTGGGAAATGGCAACGTAAAGGGTCTCCCGGCACTCGCCGTCCCGCAGAAGCCAGTCCACCGTGCTGACGATACTCTCGCTGGAGGCGACCTCCTTACTGAGGACGACAATTTGGTTGTGGCCGAAGTAGAGCTTGTTGGCCAACTTTCGTTTCGCGTCCCGAACCGCTTCGAAAAGCGTCTCCCCTTCTGACTGCACCAGTCTGCCTTTGTATCCTTTTTCTTTCACCGGCGAAGAGAGATCCACGAACTCAAAGGTGAGGAGGTACTTCCCGTTCTCCGGGTTTTTGTCGATGGCCATGCCGGTGACGATGGTCATCTCGTTGAGGCCCCGGTAATTCCAGCAGCCCGTCAGGGGTAGGATGCAGAGCAGGGCCAGGAATACGCAGGCGGCTCTCTTACTCATGGCGATCTTCCTCATTGCCCATACGATCCCTGTCCGCGGCAATTTCGGGCCGGAGCTGCATCTGCCACCAGGGGGCGCGCATGACGGTGTCTTTCAGGTCCTGGTGCCGCAGCTCGCCGGTCAGCATCACCTCTGGGACACCGAAGGAGCGCAGATTGATAATGTGGATGAGCAAAATGGATAGGCCCACAAGAAGCCCGAAGAAGCCGAAAGTGGAGGCTAAGGCGAGAAGCCCCAGACGGATATAAATGGCTGAGGCGCTGAGCCGGGGGGTGAGCATGCTTGTAATGCCTGTCAGGGCCACCACGATGATCATGGGCGCGGCCACCAGCTTGGCCTCCACCGCCGCCTGGCCTATAACCAGGGCCCCCACGATGCTCAAGGCTTGGCCCACATTGGAGGGCATCCGTGCCCCTGCCTCCTTAAGAATGTCGAATACCAAAATCATGGCGAACGCTTCCACTGCGGCGGGCAGGGGGACGCTGGTCCGCTCGGAGGTGATGTTGACGAAGAGCTGGAAGGGTAACATCTCGTGGTGGAACCCCACAATGGCGACATAGAGGCCGGGAACCGTAATGGTAAGGAAGAAGCCCATCATGCGCAGCCACCGGGTGAAGGTGCTATAGTAGTAATTGACGTAGTAGTCCTCTGCACTCTGAAAACTCTCAATGAAGAGGTAAGGTACGGTAAGGGCCATGGGGGTGCCGTCCAAGATAATTCCTACACGGCCCTCCAGGATCTTGGCCGCCAGAGTGTCGGGCCGCTCGGTGTCCCCCACAGTACGAAACGTGGACCAGGGTTTATCCCGGATCAGTTCGGTTATATAGTTCGCGTCCAGCACGGCATCGATATCGATGGCCTCCAGCCGGCGGTAGAGCTCAGTGAGCACCGCCCGGTCGACGATACCCTCCATATAACAGACACAGACCTTGGTCCGTGTGCGGCTGCCCACGGTGAGAAACTTGAGCTTAAGGTCGGGGCAGAGCAGCTTGCGCCGCAGCATGGACAGGTTTACCATCAGGCATTCGGTAAAACCCTCCCGGGGGCCGTAGAGGTTCTTTTCATTGTCCGGCTCGGTGATGGCCCGGGTCTGGAACCCTTTGGTGTTGAAGAGGATAGCCTGGCTCTCCCCCTCCACAAAGAGGGCGGTGTCCCCGTAGGCAATGCCCTCGGCCAGTTCTATTAGGCTCTGAGACTTGCACCCCTCACCCACCTGGACCACCTGGGTCATCAGCACGTCAAGGGTATTTCCCCCCGCGGCGGACCGGGAGAGCATGAGAGGCTTGATGAGACTCTCATTCACCATGGTGGCGTCCACCATCCCGTCGCAGTAGAGGAGACAGCACTTGAACCCCTTGTCGTGGGTATTGTCCACATATTTGGCCCGCAGGATGTCCACGTCCGCGAACAGCCGGCGGACAGCGGCCACATTGTCCTCCAGTGAGGAAGAGAGGTCCTCCTCTCCATGATCCGGGCCGCTCTGCCCAGTCTTGCTCTCGGAGCGCCCGGGGTTTTTGCGGAAGAATTGAAACATACGGCCAGCCCCTTTCTCCGCGACGTACGGCGGTCATGATTCTTAAAAATTATCTCCAAATCTTTCTTGGATATACGTCTGCAAAAAAGAGCACCCGCCGCAAAAATTCGCGGCGGGTGCTCTTGACTTTGGGGGTCAAAGCTCCGTGAAACGGTAGATGGTGGTCTGATGGTACGTCTGCCCTGGCCGGAGGATAGAGGTGGGGAAGTCCCGGTGGTTCACGGCGTCGGGCCAGTTCTGCGTCTCCAGGCATAGGGCGGAGCGGCGGGTATAGGCTTTTCCGCCCTTGCCGGTCATCGTGGCGAGGTAGTTTGCAGTGTAGATCTGCAGTCCCGGCTGAGTGGTAAGGCACTCCATGCGCAGACCCGCGCACTCCGCCACGGCTGCCCGCTGGAGCGCACCGTCAATGCTGGTCTTCATGATATAGTTGCGGTCATAGCCCCCTCCGCCTACCATCTGGGGGTGGTCGTCAGCGAGGCCCTCCGCCAGGGGCCTGCCCTCGCGCAGGTCGAAGGGGGTGCCCTCCACGTCCATGAGCCATCCGGTGGGGACGCCCACGTCGTTATTCTCGTTAATCCGGTCGGCAAAGATCTGTACTACATGGTCCTCCGCCGTTCCGCTGCCCGCACCCTTGAGGTTAAAGTAGCTGTGGTTCGTCAGGTTAACGGGGGTGGGTGCGTCAGCCTCGGCGACGTACTCGATGCTAAGGGAGTTGTCCTCCCCCAGGGCATAGATGACCTTGACCCGCAGGGTGCCGGGGAACCCCTCCTCTCCGTCGGGGCTGGTGAGGGAGAGGACCAGCGCGTCGTCCTGCGTTTCCGCCGCCCAAACCTTTTCGTTAAAGCCGTGGACGCCCCCGTGGAGGCAGTTGGGCGGGCGGTTGGCGGGGAGGGGATACTCTTTGCCGTCCAGGGTGAACCGGGCTCCGCCAATGCGGTTTGCCACCCGGCCCACCACCGCGCCGATATAGGCGTCCTGCCCCTCGTAGCCCGCCATGTCGTCAAAGCCCAGCACCACGTCCCGCGTCCTCCCCGCCACCGGGACGGTGAGCGTGCGGAGGATGCCGCCGTAAGTCAGTATCTCGGCTGACATGCCGGCGTCATTGGTCAGGGTCCAGCAGGAGACGGGCTTTCCCGCCCCGGTCTTGCCAAAGGAGCTGTTTTTGATCTCAATCACTTAGCTCACCTGCTCTATAAAATTGAGGAACGCCTCCTGGCCCTCCCCGCTTCTCCGGTAGACTCCCGCGTGCTCTAATACTTTTGTAAATACAAGGCCGGTCTCGGCCTTCACGATATCCATAGCGTTGTCCGGCGTGATGGTGTGCCGCTCCCGGAACCCTTCGGCCCAGTCGGCGTGCTTGGCGGTGCACTCGTCGGCGCGGAGATCGCCCCCCTCGGCAAGGCACCGGGCCACCGCGGAGAGCTCGTCCTTCAGACGGGCGGGGAGAACGGCAAGCCCCATCACCTCGATCAGGCCGATGTTCTCCTTCTTGATGTGGTGGAGCTCGGCGTGGGGGTGGTAGAGGCCCAGGGGATGCTCCGCCGTGGTAAGGTTATTGCGTAAAACAAGATCAAGCTCAAATTTTCCGTCCCTCATCCGGGCGATGGGGGTAATGGTGTTATGGGGCTCGCCATCGGTTTCGGCAAAAATCACGGCTGCCTCGTCGGTATATTTCCGCCAGGAGGCAAGGATGCGGTCGGCCAACTCCACCAGCCGCGTGGGGTTTACCGACGCGATGCGGATAACCGACATAGGCCACTTGACGATGCCCGCCGACACATCCTCAAATCCCCGGAAGGAGACAGCCTTCTCCACCGGGGCCTTCTCCATGGCAAAGGTGTACCTCCCGCCCTGGAAGTGGTCGTGCGCCAGGATGGAGCCACCCACGATGGGGAGGTCCGCGTTGGAGCCCACGAAGTAATGGGGAAACTGGCCCACGAAATCTAAGAGCTTGGCGAAACAGGCCCTGTCGATCTTCATGGGGGTGTGCTGAGCGCTGAGGCAGATACAGTGCTCATTATAATACACGTAAGGAGAATACTGCAAGTACCAAGGGGAGCCGCTGATGGTGATGGGCACGATGCGGTGGTTCCCCCGGGCGGGGTGGTCCAGGCGTCCGGCGTACCCCTCGTTCTCGGCGCAGAGCTGGCAGCGGGGATAAGCCGAGGCGGGGAGGCTGCGGGCTGCAGCGATGGCCTTGGGGTCCTTCTCAGGCTTGGAGAGGTTGATGGTGATGTCCATCTCTCCGTACGCGGTGGGGGTGACCCACTTCATATCCTTTGCAATACGGTCGCGCCGGATATAGTTTGTATCCTGGGAAAACTGGTAGTACCAGTCGGTGGCAGCTTTCGGGCTCTGGGCGTACCGAGCGGAAAATTCTCGCCCCACCTGGGCCGGGCGGGGGGTCAGGCGGCCCATGAGAGCGGTGTCGAAGAGATCCCGGTAGGCGATGGAGTCCTCCGGGAGCACGCCCCTGGCATGAGCGTCGTCCATCAGCTCATTTAGGACGGCGTTCAGGTCCACTTCCCCTGCCTCCTCCTGGGATTTCGTATAGGAGGAGAGACCCAGAGCCTCCAGGAGGGTGTTCACCGCCCAGGTCTCCTCACAGGGCTCGATGAGGCCGGTGCGCAGGGCATAGGTCACCAGCTTGTGGATCGCGGTGTCTGCCATCTTACAGGACCTCGTACCCGTTGGGGTGGCTCTTGTGCCAGACCCAGGCGGTAGAGAGGATGGTCTCCAGGTCATCGTACTTGGGTTTCCAGCCGAGGACCTCTTTTGCCTTCTCGGAGGAGGCAACCAGTTGGGCGGGGTCACCCGCCCGGCGGGGAGAGACGATGGCGGGAATGGGATGCCCGGTGACGGCCCGGGCAGCCTCGATAACCTCATTCACCGTAAAGCCCACGCCATTGCCCAGGTTAAAAATATTGTTGTCCCCGCCCCCCAGGAGGTAGTCCAGGGCCAGTACGTGGGCGGCGGACAGGTCGGTGACGTGGATATAGTCCCGGACGCAGGTGCCATCCTTGGTGGGGTAGTCGGCACCGAAAACGCTTACGCTCTCCCGCTTGCCATTGGGCACTTGGAGGATGACAGGAACCAGGTGGGTCTCCGGGTCGTGGGCCTCGCCGATACGGCCGGAGGGGTGGGCGCCGCAGGCGTTGAAGTACCGTAAGGCCACATACTTGAGTCCATGGGCCCGGGAGACCCAGCCCATCATGTGCTCCATAGAAAGCTTGGTCTCCCCGTAGCAGTTGGTGGGATTGGTGAGGTCACTCTCCAGGATAGGCACTCGCTCAGGCTCGCCATAGGTGGCGGCGGTGGAGGAGAAGACAATCTTGTCTACCCCGTGGGCCACCATGGACTGGAGGAGCACGGTGGTGCCGGACAGGTTGTTGTCGTAGTATTTGAGGGGGTCGGTCATGCTCTCCCCCACCTGGCTGCTGGCAGCAAAGTGGATGACTCCCTCGATGCTCTCCTTCTCGAAGATGCGGTCCATGGCGGCACGGTCGCGGATGTCGGCCTTGTAGAACCGGGCCTGGGGGTGAACGGCGGCGCGGAAACCGGTCTGCAAATTGTCCGCCACCACCACCTCCCGCCCTGCGTCGATGAGCTCATAGACCGTGTGGGAGCCGATGTACCCGGCCCCGCCCAAAACAAGAATTGACATAGTCTTTTACCTCCTCTTAATCAATTAAAATACAACCGCCTTCGGGGCGGATAGACAATACATGGCACATATCGGGGCCCAGCAGGGCCTCCATGCGGGCCCTGAAAGCGGGCAGGAGGTCCCCCGGCACGAAGGCCTGGACCGTCCCGGCAAAGCCGCCGCCGTGGACTCGGGCTGCCCCCCTCCCGGCCAGGACGGCCTCCGCCTCAGCCAGCACCAAGGGGATGGCCTGCTGGCTGGGATTGGGCGCGGCCCAGGTGTTCTGGAGATGGAGGGCGGAGGAGAGGCCCGAGGCACGGGCCAAAGCCAAAAAGCCTTCAAAGTCCCCCCGCTCCAATGCCTGGGCCTCCTGGGCGGCCCGGCGGTCCTCGGAGAAGAAGTGGATGGCCCGGAGAATAGCCCGGTCTCCCAGGGCTCTGCGCAGTTCGGGAATGCGGGCATGGAAAGCGCCCTCGTCCACATCCCGGAGAACAGCCTTGCCCAAGGCGGCGGCCACCCCGCCCATCTCGCGGGTAATAGCGGCGTACTCGTCGGTGAGGTCGGCGTGGTCGGCCCCTGAGTCAATGATGCATAGGGCGTACCCGGTGGCGGGAAAATCGAAATCCACCCGGCACACCAGGGGGGCGGCGGGGTCTAAAAAGTCGATGGAGACCGAGCCGCCCACGGCGCAGGCCGTCTGGTCCATCAGGCCGCAGGGCTTGCCGAAGAACTTGTTCTCGGCCGCCTGGCCCATCTGGGCAATGCGTACCGGGTCGTACACATTGCCACAGAAGAGGTGGTTGAGGATCACGCCGATGAGCACCTCATAGGCCGCCGAGGAGGAGAGGCCGGAGCCTGCCGGGACGCAGGAGGTAATATAGGCGTTAAAGCCGCCCAGGGAGTGCCCCTCGGCCGCCATCTGGGCCGCCACGCCCCGAATAAGGGCGGCGGATGTCCCCTCCTCGCCCAGCTGGGGCGTGAGGAGAGACAGCTCTACCTCCAGGGCGGGGTACCCCTCGCTCTGGATGCGGATGGTTCCTGAACCGTTGGGGGCGGCTACCGCCAGCATATCCATATTGACGCTGGCAGCCAGCACCCTGCCGTGCTGGTGGTCGGTGTGATTGCCGCCCAGCTCGGTGCGGCCTGGGCCGCTGTAAACCGAGACGGCGCAGCCGCCCTCAGCGGCAAAGAGGGCCTGATAGCGTTTCACCGCGTCGGCAACCCGGTGGCGGTGGGCAGCCACCTCGCCGCCGGTGACGCAGTATGCGCGGGAGAGCCGGTCATCATACGTCCCGGCGGCAAGGCCCTCTAAAATTGCTTTACAGGTGGTCATTGCTTTCCTTCCTTTCCTCCGCTCCATGGGGCGGGGCGGCGCTTGCGCGGGGCACCAGCGTGGTGGGAACGATGGTTTTTTGCGGCAGGGCGCGCTCTGCTCGCTTTCCTTCGACGCCCACCCTCTGGGCCAGCAGGCGCACGGCGGTGCGGGCCATCTCCTCCAAATGGGTGGAAACCGAGGTGAGCGGCGGCTCTATAAGCTGTGAGAGGGGCGTGTCGTTAAAAGAGATGAGGGAGATGTCCTCCGGGACACGCAGCCCCCCTTCCCGGAGGGCGCGGAACGCACCGATGGCATTCTCCTCGTTGGCGCAGATAAGAGCAGTGGGTCGGAGTGCGCAGTAACAAAAAAATTCCGCCACTGCCCGGGCGCTCTTCCGGGCGTCCATAGGCGCCTCAATCAGGATAGGATCCTTTCGCCCGCGGCGGGCCATCAGCTCCAGAAAAAGCCGTCTACGCTCCTCAGGGGCGGGGCGTTTCCAGTCATCCAGTTTCCAGGACGGACCGACAAATGCGATTTCGCTGTGCCCCAGCTCCTCCAAATAATCCAGGGCCTGGGTAATACCCAGGCGGTAGTTGAGTACTACCGAGTCGCTGCGGGCCTCGTCCGGGGAGGAGTCAAGAAAGACAAGGACAGGGCAGAGGGCGTATAACCCCTCAATCTCTTCCGGGGTGAAGATGCCGATGGCGACGATGCCATCCACCTCCTCCCCCTCAGGGAGGGAAAATTTCTCGCCCTGCCGCTCCATGGGAAGGAATGCAAAGCGGCTGTCGGCACAGGCGCGCTCCACGCCGCCGCGCAGGTAGAGATAATAAGGATCCTCCAGCCGCTGGGCCGGGTTGAGCATCTCGGCCACCCCCACCCTGAGCAGCCGCTTGGGCGCGCGGCCCCGGCGGCTCTTGGTGGCAGCATAATTGAGCTTGCCCGCTTCCTCCAGCACCCGCTGGCGGGCCTCCGGGGTGACGGCGAGGGAGGGGTCGGCGGTGAGGATGCGGGAGATGGTGGCCGGAGAATACCCCGTTCGGTCGGACAGCTCCTTCAGCGTCGCCATATGCTCCCTCCTCATTTTATAATTTTTAGTAAAAATAGTGTACACCATGCAAGAGCAATTGACAAGGGGGTTTTTGAGATTTTTGAGAAGACGGTACGCCCGCCCCCCTCGCGGGGCCCCCTGCAGTCACTATTGGACCCCTGGGTTCCTCCGGCCTAGCAGGCCGCAGGAGGCCAAGAAAGACGAGAGCGGCACGACCGATTGGTCGTGCCGCTCTTTGGGCATTCCTTATTTCTTTCTCACCAGTCCCGGAGGGGGCGCAGCTTATGGCTGTATATGGTACCAGCCAATCCGGAGGCGCAAGGAGGTACCCGCACCAGGAAAAGCATATTTGCCGCGAAGGTAAACAGTCCCATATGAATCTTCGTGGAGATACAGCGTAAGGGGCACGCTAGAGCGGCTCTATGAGATTGAATTATTTTATAAGATAGCCGTAGGACTCGCGTACCGCCTGAATGAGCTGGCGTACGTCCTCATAGAGGCCGCAGTGCTCGTCGGTCACGTCGTACTCCTTTACCTCGTCGCCCAGGCGGACCAGGCACACACCGCTGCCATCCCCCTTGGGGAGCCAGCCGGCATTGGTGCTGTTCCTGAAGTCTTCCTCGCTCCAGTAGAGAGTAAACTTGTCCTTATAGGGCAGGCCGTTGTAGGGACAGAACGTGCCGCAGTTGCCGCACTCGTTACACATGCCGTCCACATGGACGATCTGACGCTGGCGCATGCCGGGCACCCGCACGGCGATGTTGGCCCGGTTGGGGCAGACCTCGGTGCAGGCCTCGCACACGGTGGAGCAGGCAAGGCAGCGCTTGTCGTGGCTGGGGTCCACGTCCAGGTGGAGGTCGCCGTGCTTGGCCTTGGCCTTGTCATACTCTGGGGAGATGTTCTTCTCTACATCCACCTCGGGGTCAAAGCCTGCGATGGCGACGGCGGCGGCGGTGGCGTCGGCGATGG contains the following coding sequences:
- a CDS encoding putative Spore germination protein (Amino acid permease) (Evidence 3 : Function proposed based on presence of conserved amino acid motif, structural feature or limited homology); this encodes MDRETLTTRQAVCINVLFIFGSTAVMGVSSVTEQDSWIAFLLSVAFTIPAVLVYARLLQLFPGKNFFEMVDALFGRIAGKILTALMTWYAIHLCALVLKNFSEFLEICVLPETPQLAIILSMTLVVCYMARSGLETLGKWAIFALPVVSAIVIFTIVFAVNHMDFARILPVGTHDLGTLSAAGYKLFTFPFAESVIFLCAVGKMRGNGRPYSPYRMYLISIFLAGAILLSILLRNVFLLGPAVVADEYFPSYTAAKIINIADLISRLEGSIAMNFIVAGIVKITLCVFAASKGLAHLLELRDYRQLAFPVGLLGAALSANIFENVAQMVAFADAYKIYAIPFQILIPLGAWLAAEKKHRREQKAAVEDK
- a CDS encoding putative Germination protein, Ger(X)C family (Evidence 3 : Function proposed based on presence of conserved amino acid motif, structural feature or limited homology) → MRKIAMSKRAACVFLALLCILPLTGCWNYRGLNEMTIVTGMAIDKNPENGKYLLTFEFVDLSSPVKEKGYKGRLVQSEGETLFEAVRDAKRKLANKLYFGHNQIVVLSKEVASSESIVSTVDWLLRDGECRETLYVAISQGETAHEVFEVEGIDQKLISYKLQRVISGDENATGSTLPVELYELYDISESPGRELALPAIHRTKSGGELVTEINGLAVFNKEELVGFLSPTESKYYLFAVDRFEKGLLTFHDPESGEARGTLEVSKSRTKYEIKEDGDKVKLVVKPMLTVYLDELMETNLKLDEAKLDEIKAAAAEELEENISDVIRKIQTEFGSDILGYGNLIYKRDTPLWTKLEDGWEERFPTLEVEVEVSINISNSALLIGG
- a CDS encoding Sugar-binding domain protein, encoding MATLKELSDRTGYSPATISRILTADPSLAVTPEARQRVLEEAGKLNYAATKSRRGRAPKRLLRVGVAEMLNPAQRLEDPYYLYLRGGVERACADSRFAFLPMERQGEKFSLPEGEEVDGIVAIGIFTPEEIEGLYALCPVLVFLDSSPDEARSDSVVLNYRLGITQALDYLEELGHSEIAFVGPSWKLDDWKRPAPEERRRLFLELMARRGRKDPILIEAPMDARKSARAVAEFFCYCALRPTALICANEENAIGAFRALREGGLRVPEDISLISFNDTPLSQLIEPPLTSVSTHLEEMARTAVRLLAQRVGVEGKRAERALPQKTIVPTTLVPRASAAPPHGAEERKESNDHL
- the mro gene encoding Aldose 1-epimerase — encoded protein: MIEIKNSSFGKTGAGKPVSCWTLTNDAGMSAEILTYGGILRTLTVPVAGRTRDVVLGFDDMAGYEGQDAYIGAVVGRVANRIGGARFTLDGKEYPLPANRPPNCLHGGVHGFNEKVWAAETQDDALVLSLTSPDGEEGFPGTLRVKVIYALGEDNSLSIEYVAEADAPTPVNLTNHSYFNLKGAGSGTAEDHVVQIFADRINENNDVGVPTGWLMDVEGTPFDLREGRPLAEGLADDHPQMVGGGGYDRNYIMKTSIDGALQRAAVAECAGLRMECLTTQPGLQIYTANYLATMTGKGGKAYTRRSALCLETQNWPDAVNHRDFPTSILRPGQTYHQTTIYRFTEL
- a CDS encoding GHMP kinase, N-terminal domain protein — encoded protein: MERRKGRKAMTTCKAILEGLAAGTYDDRLSRAYCVTGGEVAAHRHRVADAVKRYQALFAAEGGCAVSVYSGPGRTELGGNHTDHQHGRVLAASVNMDMLAVAAPNGSGTIRIQSEGYPALEVELSLLTPQLGEEGTSAALIRGVAAQMAAEGHSLGGFNAYITSCVPAGSGLSSSAAYEVLIGVILNHLFCGNVYDPVRIAQMGQAAENKFFGKPCGLMDQTACAVGGSVSIDFLDPAAPLVCRVDFDFPATGYALCIIDSGADHADLTDEYAAITREMGGVAAALGKAVLRDVDEGAFHARIPELRRALGDRAILRAIHFFSEDRRAAQEAQALERGDFEGFLALARASGLSSALHLQNTWAAPNPSQQAIPLVLAEAEAVLAGRGAARVHGGGFAGTVQAFVPGDLLPAFRARMEALLGPDMCHVLSIRPEGGCILID
- a CDS encoding hypothetical protein (Evidence 5 : No homology to any previously reported sequences); its protein translation is MMTAIVLVLFALIFVLDYLPGLKSRAKRANFVYALFLAVSFCVLLLYSLDVPIPGPTRAIQAAVGKISALLGGQDYGR
- the galT gene encoding Galactose-1-phosphate uridylyltransferase; protein product: MADTAIHKLVTYALRTGLIEPCEETWAVNTLLEALGLSSYTKSQEEAGEVDLNAVLNELMDDAHARGVLPEDSIAYRDLFDTALMGRLTPRPAQVGREFSARYAQSPKAATDWYYQFSQDTNYIRRDRIAKDMKWVTPTAYGEMDITINLSKPEKDPKAIAAARSLPASAYPRCQLCAENEGYAGRLDHPARGNHRIVPITISGSPWYLQYSPYVYYNEHCICLSAQHTPMKIDRACFAKLLDFVGQFPHYFVGSNADLPIVGGSILAHDHFQGGRYTFAMEKAPVEKAVSFRGFEDVSAGIVKWPMSVIRIASVNPTRLVELADRILASWRKYTDEAAVIFAETDGEPHNTITPIARMRDGKFELDLVLRNNLTTAEHPLGLYHPHAELHHIKKENIGLIEVMGLAVLPARLKDELSAVARCLAEGGDLRADECTAKHADWAEGFRERHTITPDNAMDIVKAETGLVFTKVLEHAGVYRRSGEGQEAFLNFIEQVS
- the galE gene encoding UDP-galactose-4-epimerase (Evidence 2a : Function of homologous gene experimentally demonstrated in an other organism; PubMedId : 3022232, 6301942, 8564363, 8611559, 8931134, 9174344, 9271499, 9708982; Product type e : enzyme) translates to MSILVLGGAGYIGSHTVYELIDAGREVVVADNLQTGFRAAVHPQARFYKADIRDRAAMDRIFEKESIEGVIHFAASSQVGESMTDPLKYYDNNLSGTTVLLQSMVAHGVDKIVFSSTAATYGEPERVPILESDLTNPTNCYGETKLSMEHMMGWVSRAHGLKYVALRYFNACGAHPSGRIGEAHDPETHLVPVILQVPNGKRESVSVFGADYPTKDGTCVRDYIHVTDLSAAHVLALDYLLGGGDNNIFNLGNGVGFTVNEVIEAARAVTGHPIPAIVSPRRAGDPAQLVASSEKAKEVLGWKPKYDDLETILSTAWVWHKSHPNGYEVL
- a CDS encoding putative membrane protein (Evidence 3 : Function proposed based on presence of conserved amino acid motif, structural feature or limited homology) yields the protein MFQFFRKNPGRSESKTGQSGPDHGEEDLSSSLEDNVAAVRRLFADVDILRAKYVDNTHDKGFKCCLLYCDGMVDATMVNESLIKPLMLSRSAAGGNTLDVLMTQVVQVGEGCKSQSLIELAEGIAYGDTALFVEGESQAILFNTKGFQTRAITEPDNEKNLYGPREGFTECLMVNLSMLRRKLLCPDLKLKFLTVGSRTRTKVCVCYMEGIVDRAVLTELYRRLEAIDIDAVLDANYITELIRDKPWSTFRTVGDTERPDTLAAKILEGRVGIILDGTPMALTVPYLFIESFQSAEDYYVNYYYSTFTRWLRMMGFFLTITVPGLYVAIVGFHHEMLPFQLFVNITSERTSVPLPAAVEAFAMILVFDILKEAGARMPSNVGQALSIVGALVIGQAAVEAKLVAAPMIIVVALTGITSMLTPRLSASAIYIRLGLLALASTFGFFGLLVGLSILLIHIINLRSFGVPEVMLTGELRHQDLKDTVMRAPWWQMQLRPEIAADRDRMGNEEDRHE